From Candidatus Amoebophilus asiaticus 5a2, the proteins below share one genomic window:
- the lpxB gene encoding lipid-A-disaccharide synthase, with protein sequence MRYYIIAGEKSGDIYGSRLTKALQQLDSQAILRGYGGNHMQQAGVDIVVHYRELAVMGVVFLHSFIKLYKYFKNCKKDIEHFQPDAIILIDYAGFNLRIAKFAKEKQIKVFYYISPKLWAWNTKRVHKIKAYVDQMFTIFPFEKDFYKQHNYHTVEYVGNPLIEEAKYYNKNCNFLKDNKLDKRPIIALLPGSRLQEITKLLPVMLALVTALPEYQFVVAGISELPAELYMPAKQLQNITIIYDQIQDILSHASVAVTTSGTATLETAHFNVPQVVVYKTDPLTYNLAKWLVKLRYISLVNILAKEEVVRELIQEKLTPTSLLNAVKEVITNSDFKQKQLASYESIRNLLGENDTSINMAKLILKHLSKI encoded by the coding sequence ATGCGTTATTATATTATAGCTGGTGAAAAGTCAGGAGATATATATGGTAGTAGGCTTACAAAAGCTTTACAACAGCTAGATAGCCAAGCCATTCTTAGAGGATATGGAGGTAATCATATGCAACAAGCAGGAGTTGATATAGTAGTGCATTATAGAGAACTAGCTGTAATGGGAGTTGTTTTTTTACATAGCTTCATAAAGCTATATAAGTACTTTAAAAATTGCAAAAAAGACATAGAGCATTTCCAACCAGATGCCATTATTCTTATTGATTATGCTGGTTTCAACTTACGGATAGCCAAATTTGCCAAAGAAAAACAGATTAAAGTTTTTTATTACATCTCTCCTAAATTATGGGCTTGGAATACTAAAAGGGTCCATAAGATTAAGGCTTATGTAGACCAAATGTTTACTATCTTCCCTTTTGAAAAGGATTTTTACAAACAACATAACTACCATACAGTAGAATATGTAGGAAATCCGCTAATAGAAGAGGCAAAATATTACAATAAAAACTGTAATTTTTTAAAGGATAATAAATTGGATAAACGACCCATTATAGCCTTATTACCTGGCAGCCGTCTTCAAGAAATTACAAAATTGCTTCCTGTAATGTTGGCTTTAGTTACAGCCTTACCAGAATATCAATTTGTAGTAGCAGGAATAAGCGAGCTGCCTGCTGAGTTATATATGCCTGCTAAACAGTTACAGAACATTACTATTATATATGATCAGATACAGGATATTTTATCTCATGCCAGTGTTGCCGTTACTACTTCTGGCACTGCTACTTTAGAAACAGCTCATTTTAATGTACCTCAAGTAGTGGTTTACAAAACAGATCCATTAACCTATAACCTTGCTAAATGGCTTGTAAAGCTACGATATATCTCATTGGTTAATATTTTAGCAAAGGAAGAAGTAGTCAGAGAACTTATCCAAGAAAAACTTACACCTACTAGTTTGTTAAATGCTGTGAAAGAGGTGATTACTAACAGTGATTTTAAACAGAAACAACTAGCTAGCTACGAATCTATTAGGAATCTATTAGGGGAAAATGATACATCTATTAATATGGCAAAACTAATTCTTAAGCACCTATCTAAAATTTGA
- a CDS encoding M3 family oligoendopeptidase has translation MTSNPLPTKRSFLPIDFKITDWDSIKGFYKLLLNREIDSLEDLRTWLSHRSELEGVIAEDAGWRYIHMTCDTGNEEYRKKYEEYITAILPKLMPLSHQLDEKVVQCSYSTILGKETGYNLLVRCLGTHIQLYKDENIPLFTSIQLQAQEYGKTVSEMTIARDGQELTIQQAATYLESSDRKLREEVYNQINTRRLQDKDQLDTLYSSLVKERNTVATNAGFNSFTEYSFVSLKRFDYTPEDCFAFHESIQQVVVPFVNQIAENQKKSLKVDKLRPWDHHADPHGMPPLRAFQNTEELLQKTIKVLDKLHPFIGDCLRTMQRMGRFDLDSRKGKAPGGYNYPLVESGVPFIFMNAATDFQNVITLLHEAGHAIHSFLMHELSLNDFKQITSEMAELASMSMELLTINYWDIFLDNPTDVKRAKREHLEGIIKRLAWIATIDKFQHWVYANPNHTAIDRKEAWNNIFDTFTDNVTCWDNYEEAKDFLWQKQLHLFEVPFYYIEYGIAQLGAIGVWKNYKNNPAEALQNYLDALRLGYTQPLPYMYKMAGTQFDLSKAHIQSLVSFLKQEWEQAL, from the coding sequence ATGACAAGTAATCCATTACCCACAAAAAGGAGCTTTTTACCTATTGATTTTAAGATAACCGATTGGGACTCTATAAAAGGATTTTATAAACTGCTCCTCAACAGAGAAATCGATTCTTTGGAAGACCTACGCACATGGCTTTCACATCGCAGTGAATTAGAAGGTGTTATAGCAGAGGATGCTGGTTGGCGTTATATACATATGACTTGTGATACAGGCAATGAAGAATATAGAAAAAAGTATGAAGAATATATAACAGCTATTTTACCTAAGCTGATGCCGTTATCACACCAACTGGATGAAAAAGTAGTACAATGTTCTTACAGTACAATACTTGGTAAGGAAACAGGCTATAATTTATTAGTACGCTGTCTAGGAACCCACATTCAGCTCTATAAGGATGAAAATATACCCTTGTTCACAAGCATACAACTCCAAGCACAAGAATATGGAAAAACAGTTAGTGAAATGACTATTGCAAGAGATGGACAAGAACTTACCATACAGCAAGCAGCAACTTACCTAGAGTCTTCAGACAGAAAACTACGAGAGGAAGTATATAATCAAATAAATACACGTAGATTACAGGATAAAGATCAACTAGACACATTATATAGTAGTTTAGTAAAAGAAAGGAATACTGTAGCAACTAATGCTGGTTTTAACAGCTTTACAGAGTACTCTTTTGTATCACTTAAGCGATTTGATTATACTCCTGAAGATTGCTTTGCTTTTCATGAAAGTATACAACAAGTTGTAGTACCATTTGTAAATCAAATAGCAGAAAATCAGAAAAAATCACTCAAGGTAGATAAGCTTCGTCCTTGGGATCATCATGCTGACCCTCATGGTATGCCACCATTAAGGGCTTTTCAAAATACAGAAGAGCTATTACAAAAAACAATAAAAGTTTTAGACAAACTACACCCTTTTATAGGGGATTGTTTACGAACCATGCAACGTATGGGCCGTTTTGACTTAGATTCAAGAAAAGGCAAAGCACCCGGAGGGTATAATTATCCACTGGTAGAATCTGGCGTTCCTTTTATTTTTATGAATGCTGCCACTGACTTCCAAAATGTAATTACCCTATTACATGAGGCGGGGCACGCCATACACTCCTTTTTGATGCACGAGCTATCACTCAATGATTTTAAACAAATTACTTCTGAAATGGCTGAGCTAGCATCTATGTCTATGGAATTACTTACCATTAATTATTGGGATATTTTTTTAGATAATCCTACAGACGTAAAAAGGGCCAAACGCGAACATTTAGAAGGCATCATTAAAAGATTAGCATGGATAGCTACCATAGATAAATTTCAGCATTGGGTATATGCAAACCCAAACCATACGGCTATAGATCGGAAAGAGGCTTGGAATAATATTTTTGATACATTTACTGATAATGTTACTTGCTGGGATAACTATGAAGAGGCTAAGGATTTCCTATGGCAAAAACAATTACATCTATTCGAAGTACCTTTTTACTATATAGAATATGGAATTGCGCAACTAGGAGCTATTGGAGTATGGAAAAATTATAAAAATAACCCAGCTGAAGCTTTGCAAAACTATTTAGATGCCTTACGACTTGGCTATACTCAACCATTACCTTATATGTATAAAATGGCAGGTACTCAATTTGATTTAAGTAAGGCTCACATACAATCTTTAGTAAGCTTTTTAAAACAAGAATGGGAACAAGCATTATAA
- a CDS encoding NADH-quinone oxidoreductase subunit NuoK, with the protein MYIPILLSVNVLLFMVGLIIVLTKKSMIFVIIGIELIVQAAISNFILFNSQYPTHVQGQVLVVFCTAISICEIILMIAISLRLYQNYKTIDLTKIELLLTKKEN; encoded by the coding sequence ATGTATATACCAATTCTTCTATCTGTAAACGTGCTATTATTTATGGTTGGATTAATCATAGTACTTACCAAAAAATCTATGATTTTTGTCATCATAGGTATTGAGCTTATAGTACAAGCGGCCATATCAAACTTTATACTATTTAATAGCCAATATCCAACTCACGTACAAGGTCAGGTGTTAGTTGTCTTTTGCACAGCCATATCAATTTGTGAAATAATATTAATGATAGCTATATCACTACGGCTGTATCAAAATTATAAAACTATAGACTTAACTAAGATAGAGTTATTGCTTACTAAAAAAGAAAATTAG
- a CDS encoding type B 50S ribosomal protein L31 gives MKKGIHPTYREVVFLDTSSNFKFLTRSTLNSRETIKWEDGQEYPLIKVELSSASHPFYTGKKIFVDTAGRVEKFQQKYKKRS, from the coding sequence ATGAAAAAAGGCATACACCCTACATATAGAGAAGTTGTTTTTCTAGATACTTCTAGTAATTTTAAATTTTTAACACGTTCTACACTTAATTCTAGAGAAACTATCAAGTGGGAAGATGGGCAAGAATATCCCCTTATTAAGGTAGAACTTAGCTCTGCTTCACACCCTTTCTATACTGGCAAAAAAATATTTGTAGACACAGCTGGTAGAGTAGAAAAATTCCAGCAAAAATATAAAAAGCGTAGCTAA
- a CDS encoding ABC transporter ATP-binding protein, which yields MSVVFTSLLTATSITKSYGKLQILKGIDLQVAQGEIVAIMGASGAGKSTLLHILATLDKPDSGTLYLGQDDLISLRGNKLAAFRNQHIGFIFQSHNLLSEFTALENVCLPGYIGKFDERSVRERAKELLVLLGLEARMQHKPTTLSGGEQQRVAVARALINNPRIVFADEPSGSLDSRNALALHELFFELRQKLEQTFVLATHNQLLADMADRKLYIQDGSLVPRDIFSNL from the coding sequence ATGAGTGTAGTATTTACTAGTTTACTAACAGCTACGTCAATTACTAAAAGCTATGGTAAACTTCAAATCTTAAAAGGTATTGACCTACAAGTAGCACAAGGAGAGATAGTAGCCATTATGGGGGCTTCTGGAGCTGGGAAAAGTACATTGCTACATATACTGGCTACCTTAGATAAGCCAGATTCTGGCACATTATACTTAGGACAGGATGATCTTATATCTCTTCGGGGCAATAAGTTAGCAGCATTTAGAAATCAGCATATCGGTTTCATCTTTCAATCTCATAACCTTTTATCGGAGTTTACTGCTTTAGAAAATGTATGCTTGCCTGGATATATTGGTAAGTTTGATGAACGTTCAGTACGGGAACGAGCTAAAGAGTTACTTGTGTTGTTAGGATTAGAAGCACGTATGCAACATAAGCCTACTACCTTATCTGGAGGAGAGCAGCAAAGAGTGGCTGTAGCTCGTGCTCTTATTAATAATCCTCGTATCGTTTTTGCAGATGAGCCAAGTGGAAGCTTAGACTCAAGAAATGCATTAGCGCTACATGAATTGTTTTTTGAATTACGGCAAAAGCTAGAACAAACTTTTGTATTAGCTACGCATAATCAGCTCCTAGCTGATATGGCAGATAGAAAACTTTATATACAAGATGGTAGCCTTGTGCCTAGGGATATATTTAGCAACTTATAA
- a CDS encoding DMT family transporter, which yields MKRISKGVQYMLLSTICFALIGLIVKLLVHIPPAEIIFLDSLVALTISCFMIGYQKMCLWGNHRRILLLRGLSAGLGVTLFFITLVRLPLSAANVLQNTSPIFTAILGIFMLKEWISLRRWFFFILTFIGVGLTYMTDFSITNQSAYLVLLGLISALLMGISNNFNAKMKSGEHPLVIFSYSTFCTVLITGCICLYAFVPLTIYDFLLLLAMGTLTFIAQYLAIKAFQNAPVAHVSAISYLGIPYALIIDLLLGERIHWISYVGMCLVVLGVILNLFYGYSKRVGA from the coding sequence ATGAAACGTATTTCTAAAGGAGTTCAGTATATGTTGCTTTCTACTATATGCTTTGCATTAATAGGATTAATTGTTAAGCTGTTAGTACATATTCCTCCTGCAGAAATTATCTTCTTAGATTCTCTAGTAGCGCTTACTATTAGCTGTTTTATGATTGGTTACCAAAAAATGTGTTTATGGGGAAACCATCGTAGGATTTTATTGTTACGTGGTTTAAGTGCTGGGTTAGGAGTTACTTTATTCTTTATTACCTTAGTACGCTTACCATTATCTGCTGCGAATGTCTTACAAAATACATCTCCCATATTTACAGCTATTCTAGGTATTTTTATGCTTAAAGAGTGGATAAGCTTGCGTAGGTGGTTCTTTTTCATACTTACGTTTATTGGTGTAGGGCTGACTTATATGACTGACTTTAGTATTACTAATCAATCTGCCTATCTAGTTTTACTAGGCCTTATAAGTGCTCTTTTAATGGGAATCTCTAATAATTTTAATGCCAAAATGAAAAGTGGTGAGCATCCGCTAGTTATCTTCAGTTATTCAACCTTTTGTACAGTACTGATAACAGGATGCATATGCTTATATGCTTTTGTACCACTAACTATATACGATTTTCTATTGTTGCTAGCTATGGGAACCTTGACTTTCATAGCCCAGTACTTAGCCATAAAAGCCTTTCAAAATGCTCCAGTAGCACATGTATCTGCTATCTCTTATTTAGGTATACCCTATGCTTTGATTATAGATCTGTTGCTTGGAGAAAGAATCCATTGGATATCTTATGTAGGCATGTGTTTAGTAGTCTTAGGTGTTATCTTAAACTTATTTTATGGGTATAGTAAGAGGGTGGGAGCCTAG